One window of the Reyranella humidisoli genome contains the following:
- a CDS encoding alpha/beta fold hydrolase, giving the protein MPEIDFRNVRATYQSWGEGPPLLLLHSGGGSGAQWSRIAKTLAPERLSIAPDLLGFGATGSWPEAGALTHDLQADLVAQVIAVNTDRPVDVVGHSYGGATAVRLAMNHRDRVRSLVLIEPILANLLREADDVLFPESIAVAKEFIANVEQGKPALGWEIFLDSRNGPGTWARISDEQRGQFVARADSARDAFLSNLANVTSFADCRSLDVPMTIVCGAKTSAPDRRTTELLKDCVVGATYVVIAGAGHMSPLTHSADVTSIVREHLQRVDAV; this is encoded by the coding sequence ATGCCCGAGATCGACTTCCGGAACGTCCGCGCCACTTATCAGAGCTGGGGGGAAGGCCCACCCTTGCTCCTGCTTCATTCCGGAGGCGGCTCGGGGGCGCAGTGGAGCCGGATCGCCAAGACACTGGCCCCGGAACGCCTGTCGATCGCGCCCGACCTGCTGGGTTTCGGCGCGACCGGATCGTGGCCCGAAGCGGGCGCCCTGACGCACGACCTGCAGGCCGATCTGGTGGCACAGGTCATCGCGGTCAACACGGACCGGCCCGTCGATGTCGTTGGCCATTCCTATGGCGGCGCGACGGCAGTGCGGCTGGCGATGAACCATCGCGACAGGGTCCGCTCGCTCGTGCTGATCGAGCCGATCCTGGCCAACCTGCTGCGCGAAGCGGACGACGTCCTCTTTCCCGAGAGCATTGCCGTCGCGAAGGAGTTCATCGCGAACGTCGAGCAGGGAAAGCCTGCACTGGGTTGGGAAATATTCCTCGACAGCCGCAACGGGCCCGGCACATGGGCGCGCATCTCCGATGAGCAGCGCGGTCAGTTCGTGGCGCGGGCGGACTCGGCACGGGACGCTTTCCTGTCGAACCTGGCGAACGTCACGAGTTTCGCGGACTGCCGCTCTCTCGATGTTCCCATGACGATCGTCTGCGGCGCAAAGACTTCCGCGCCCGACCGGCGCACGACCGAGCTGCTGAAGGACTGCGTCGTCGGCGCGACCTATGTCGTGATCGCGGGCGCCGGCCACATGTCGCCGCTCACCCATTCCGCCGATGTCACGTCGATCGTCCGCGAGCATCTCCAGCGGGTCGATGCCGTCTGA
- a CDS encoding carboxymuconolactone decarboxylase family protein translates to MPRIAPAEAPYPPQIAAALERIMPAGVAPLVLFRTMARNPRVFERMFAGGLLDRGVLSQRQREVVIDRTTAKLGAEYEWGVHIAFFAEKVGFDADMIAATVHGPADAPCWSADEQALLAAVDDMVEQHTIGDATWARLAAHFDETQILEVIALAGYYHTISFLCRALDLPLESYGVRFPAAPRHA, encoded by the coding sequence ATGCCCCGCATTGCCCCCGCCGAGGCTCCCTATCCGCCACAGATTGCCGCTGCGCTCGAACGCATCATGCCCGCGGGCGTGGCGCCGCTGGTCCTGTTCCGGACGATGGCGCGCAACCCGCGCGTCTTCGAGAGGATGTTTGCCGGCGGCCTGCTCGACAGGGGCGTGCTCTCGCAGCGCCAGCGTGAAGTCGTGATCGACCGCACGACGGCGAAGCTCGGCGCCGAATACGAATGGGGCGTCCACATCGCCTTCTTCGCGGAAAAAGTCGGCTTCGACGCGGACATGATCGCGGCGACCGTCCACGGTCCGGCCGATGCGCCCTGCTGGTCGGCCGACGAGCAGGCGCTACTGGCGGCGGTCGACGATATGGTCGAGCAACACACGATCGGCGACGCGACGTGGGCGAGGCTCGCCGCGCATTTCGACGAGACGCAGATCCTCGAAGTGATCGCGCTCGCGGGCTACTACCACACGATCAGCTTCCTCTGCCGCGCGCTCGACCTGCCCCTGGAGTCCTATGGCGTGCGTTTCCCTGCCGCGCCTCGCCACGCCTAG
- a CDS encoding winged helix-turn-helix transcriptional regulator, with translation MVKRVRGSTSGRPIMALLDLLGRRWTLRIVWELREDPRRFRELQDLIGASPTIVNTRLAELREAKLVELDEAVGYRLTDLGNELLKLFLPLHVWSEKWARAVR, from the coding sequence ATGGTGAAGCGCGTGCGCGGCTCGACCTCCGGCCGCCCCATCATGGCGCTGCTCGACCTGCTGGGCCGGCGCTGGACCCTGCGTATCGTATGGGAGCTGCGTGAGGATCCGCGTCGCTTCCGCGAACTGCAGGACCTGATCGGCGCCAGCCCTACCATCGTAAACACGCGCCTCGCGGAACTACGCGAGGCGAAGCTGGTCGAACTCGACGAGGCGGTTGGCTACCGCCTCACGGATCTTGGAAACGAACTGCTGAAGCTGTTCCTGCCGCTGCACGTCTGGTCGGAGAAGTGGGCCAGAGCCGTGCGCTGA
- a CDS encoding sulfite oxidase, translated as MATVGASLGASLPPVGSALAQGAPAAAKGPKLLEMEGKAKLAVLGDKPLVAETQAELLDDNVTPTNKLFIRNNGQVPDVTGDPKAWKVKIDGEVNTPLEITVGDLMSKFPAVTYQLMLECGGNGRSFFSPDARGNQWTNGGAGCPMWTGVRLADVLKSAGLKSSAVYIGSYGADPTLAGDTDKPSISRGVPIAKAMEEHSLIAFKLNGQDMPLIHGAPVRLVIPGWPASVSTKWLNRIWVRDKEHDGPGMGGFSYRVPKTPIVPGSKGNEKDMAILESMPVRSVITFPADGSKLTSRKLDLRGHAWAGDFDIKTVDISTDYGVTWKPAKVDAPANKYAWQNFSASIELPTTGYYEVWAKATDSKGVTQPFQAANWNPQGYGANPINRIRVLVES; from the coding sequence ATGGCCACTGTCGGTGCGTCTCTGGGGGCCTCGCTGCCGCCCGTCGGTTCCGCTCTGGCACAGGGCGCGCCGGCAGCCGCCAAGGGGCCGAAGCTGCTCGAGATGGAGGGCAAGGCCAAGCTCGCGGTGCTCGGCGACAAGCCGCTCGTCGCCGAGACGCAGGCCGAGCTGCTCGACGACAACGTCACCCCGACCAACAAGCTCTTCATCCGCAACAACGGACAGGTTCCGGACGTCACGGGCGATCCCAAGGCGTGGAAGGTCAAGATCGACGGCGAGGTCAACACGCCGCTCGAGATCACCGTCGGCGACCTCATGAGCAAGTTCCCCGCCGTCACCTATCAGCTCATGCTGGAATGCGGCGGCAACGGCCGCTCCTTCTTCTCGCCCGATGCCCGCGGCAACCAGTGGACCAATGGCGGCGCGGGCTGCCCGATGTGGACCGGCGTGCGCCTCGCCGACGTGCTGAAGTCGGCTGGCCTGAAATCCTCGGCGGTCTATATCGGCAGCTACGGCGCCGATCCGACGCTGGCCGGCGACACCGACAAGCCCAGCATCTCGCGCGGCGTGCCGATCGCCAAGGCGATGGAGGAGCACTCGCTGATCGCCTTCAAGCTCAACGGCCAGGACATGCCGCTGATCCATGGCGCGCCGGTCCGCCTCGTCATCCCGGGCTGGCCCGCTTCGGTTTCGACCAAGTGGCTCAACCGGATCTGGGTGCGCGACAAGGAGCATGACGGTCCCGGCATGGGCGGCTTCTCCTACCGCGTGCCGAAGACGCCGATCGTGCCCGGCAGCAAGGGCAACGAGAAGGACATGGCGATCCTGGAATCGATGCCGGTCCGCTCGGTCATCACCTTCCCGGCCGACGGCTCGAAGCTTACCTCGCGCAAGCTCGACCTGCGTGGCCATGCCTGGGCCGGCGACTTCGACATCAAGACCGTCGACATCTCGACCGACTACGGCGTCACCTGGAAGCCGGCCAAGGTCGATGCGCCGGCCAACAAGTATGCCTGGCAGAACTTCAGCGCGTCGATCGAGCTGCCGACGACGGGCTATTACGAAGTGTGGGCCAAGGCGACCGACAGCAAGGGCGTGACCCAGCCCTTCCAGGCCGCCAACTGGAATCCGCAGGGCTACGGCGCCAACCCGATCAACCGCATCCGGGTGCTCGTCGAATCTTGA
- a CDS encoding ABC transporter permease, with protein sequence MLAFGYAFLYLPIALVIVYSFNESRLVTVWSGFSLKWWQALFANEAMLDAAWLSLRIALVSATGAALLGLAAGYALVRAPRFPGRTLFGSLVVAPMVMPEVVMGISMLLLFVGSERLFGGPDRGFLTIAIAHTTFSIAFVAIVVQARLADFDRALEEAAMDLGATPWVTFRTITLPLIAPAIGSGWLLAFTLSLDDLILTQFVAGAQSQTLPMRVYSSVRLGVDPQINVLATIVVTVAACALILSGWLTRRKV encoded by the coding sequence ATGCTGGCTTTCGGCTATGCCTTCCTCTACCTGCCGATCGCGCTGGTGATCGTCTATTCGTTCAACGAGTCGCGTCTCGTCACCGTCTGGTCGGGCTTCTCCCTGAAATGGTGGCAGGCGCTATTCGCCAACGAGGCGATGCTCGACGCCGCCTGGCTGTCGCTGCGCATCGCGCTGGTGAGCGCGACCGGTGCCGCGTTGCTGGGGCTTGCCGCCGGCTATGCGCTTGTGCGCGCACCGCGCTTCCCCGGCCGCACGCTGTTCGGCAGTCTCGTGGTGGCGCCCATGGTGATGCCCGAAGTGGTGATGGGCATCTCGATGCTGCTGCTGTTCGTGGGCTCGGAGAGACTCTTCGGCGGACCGGACCGCGGCTTCCTCACCATCGCCATCGCCCACACGACGTTCTCGATCGCCTTCGTGGCCATCGTCGTGCAGGCCCGCCTCGCCGATTTCGACCGCGCGCTGGAAGAAGCGGCGATGGACCTCGGCGCCACGCCCTGGGTGACCTTCCGCACCATCACCCTTCCGTTGATCGCCCCGGCCATCGGCTCGGGCTGGCTGCTGGCCTTCACCTTGTCGCTGGACGACCTGATCCTGACCCAGTTCGTCGCCGGGGCGCAGTCGCAAACGCTGCCGATGCGCGTCTATTCCAGCGTCCGCCTCGGCGTCGACCCCCAGATCAACGTGCTCGCGACAATCGTCGTGACGGTCGCGGCCTGTGCACTGATCCTGTCCGGCTGGCTGACGCGGCGGAAAGTTTGA
- a CDS encoding ABC transporter permease: MRFVIGLPFLWLGLFFLLPCLLVLAIALGINAPDSVPPVELGLNFKSFALLFSDDLYLAAWLSSIRIAATSTLVALLLGYPMAYAIARAAPQRRPLLLMLVVLPFWTSFLIRIYAWMGLLADNGLIEQFLRWTGLAANPGTILGTEWAVHLGIVYAYLPFMVLPLYATLEKLDDSLLEAAADLGAKPFAAFLTVTLPLSLPGIVAGCLLVFIPAVGEFVIPDLLGGTETLMIGKVLWDEFFTNGDWPLASAVAVCLLVLLVGPIALFQRNQARSLERRT; this comes from the coding sequence ATGCGGTTCGTCATCGGGCTGCCCTTCCTGTGGCTCGGCCTCTTCTTCCTGCTGCCTTGCCTTCTGGTGCTGGCGATCGCGCTCGGCATCAACGCGCCCGACTCGGTGCCGCCGGTCGAGTTGGGCCTGAATTTCAAGAGTTTCGCGCTCCTCTTCTCCGACGATCTGTATCTCGCGGCCTGGCTCTCCTCGATCAGGATCGCAGCAACCTCGACCCTGGTCGCGCTGCTGCTCGGCTATCCCATGGCCTACGCCATCGCCCGAGCCGCGCCGCAACGGCGGCCCTTGCTGCTGATGCTGGTCGTGCTGCCCTTCTGGACCTCGTTCCTGATCCGCATCTATGCCTGGATGGGTCTGCTGGCCGACAACGGGCTGATCGAGCAGTTCCTGCGCTGGACCGGCCTCGCCGCCAATCCCGGCACGATCCTCGGCACCGAATGGGCGGTGCATCTGGGCATCGTCTACGCCTACCTGCCGTTCATGGTCCTGCCGCTCTACGCGACGCTGGAAAAACTCGACGACAGCCTGCTCGAAGCCGCGGCCGATCTCGGCGCAAAGCCCTTCGCGGCTTTCCTCACCGTCACCCTGCCGCTGTCGCTGCCCGGCATCGTCGCCGGCTGCCTCCTCGTATTCATCCCGGCCGTCGGCGAGTTCGTGATCCCCGATTTGCTGGGCGGCACCGAGACGCTGATGATCGGCAAGGTCCTATGGGACGAGTTCTTCACCAACGGCGACTGGCCGCTCGCTTCCGCCGTCGCCGTCTGCCTGCTGGTACTGCTGGTCGGGCCGATCGCCCTCTTCCAGCGCAACCAGGCGCGCAGCCTGGAGCGGCGCACGTGA
- a CDS encoding ABC transporter ATP-binding protein produces the protein MNSGPIVRIEGLTRRFGPIVAVDRVDLEIARGELFALLGGSGCGKTTLLRMLAGFETPDEGRLFIDGQDMTDVPPYRRPVNMMFQSYALFPHMDVATNVGYGLRRDGVKAPEIATRVAEILKLVHLDDHAKRKPSQLSGGQRQRVALARALVKRPKLLLLDEPLAALDRKLREATRFEMVRLQEQLGLTFVMVTHDQEEAMSMATRLAVMNAGRIVQIGTPHEVYEHPASRFVADFIGIANILALPGGGWMALRPEKIALAAARPDLPQAVAGRIVDVAYEGDRSLYHVATEAHGTMIVSTTNGSRTTGETFVRGQQVWLGWADEAGQRLEA, from the coding sequence TTGAATTCAGGACCGATCGTCCGCATCGAGGGGCTGACCAGGCGCTTCGGGCCGATCGTCGCCGTCGATCGCGTCGACCTGGAGATCGCGCGCGGCGAGCTGTTCGCGCTGCTGGGCGGCTCGGGCTGCGGCAAGACCACCTTGCTTCGCATGCTGGCGGGCTTCGAGACGCCCGACGAAGGCCGGCTGTTCATCGACGGACAGGACATGACCGATGTACCGCCCTACCGGCGGCCGGTGAACATGATGTTCCAGTCCTACGCCCTGTTCCCGCACATGGATGTAGCAACGAACGTGGGCTACGGGCTGCGTCGCGACGGGGTGAAGGCGCCCGAGATCGCCACGCGCGTCGCGGAGATCCTGAAGCTGGTGCATCTCGACGACCACGCGAAGCGAAAGCCGTCGCAGCTCTCCGGCGGCCAGCGCCAGCGGGTGGCGCTCGCACGGGCGCTGGTGAAGCGGCCGAAGCTCCTGCTGCTCGACGAACCGCTGGCCGCGCTCGACCGCAAGCTGCGCGAGGCCACGCGGTTCGAGATGGTGCGCTTGCAGGAACAACTCGGCCTCACCTTCGTGATGGTGACGCACGACCAGGAAGAGGCGATGTCGATGGCAACGCGGCTCGCCGTCATGAATGCCGGCCGCATCGTCCAGATCGGCACGCCGCACGAAGTCTACGAGCACCCGGCCTCGCGCTTCGTGGCCGACTTCATCGGCATCGCCAACATCCTGGCTCTGCCGGGCGGCGGCTGGATGGCGCTTCGGCCGGAGAAGATCGCGCTCGCGGCCGCGCGGCCGGACCTGCCGCAGGCGGTGGCCGGGAGAATCGTCGACGTGGCCTACGAGGGCGACCGTTCGCTCTATCACGTCGCCACCGAAGCCCACGGCACGATGATCGTCTCGACCACCAACGGCAGCCGCACCACCGGCGAAACCTTCGTCCGTGGCCAACAAGTGTGGCTGGGCTGGGCCGACGAGGCTGGCCAGAGGCTGGAGGCTTAG
- a CDS encoding polyamine ABC transporter substrate-binding protein, which translates to MRLLAVASLLASAFALPAFAQGQVNVYNWSDYIAEDQIKDFARDTGIKVNYTTYDSNEILDAKLRTGKSGYDIVVPTASPFFVRQLQANIFLPLDKSKLKNWKNLDPEIMTALAAYDPGNAHAVPWMWGTIGIGYNVAEIRKRMPDAPVDSLRMIFDPAVVSKFQDCGVMLLDSATDMLPAALKYLGLDPDSKKPEDLAKAADVVKAVRPYVRKFHSSEYINALAGGNICLAFGFSGDVFQARDRGAKAANKVDIEYAIPREGAMLWIDVVAIPKDAPNQANAYRFMDFMLEAKVAAASSELTGYANGNKAAFALLPKDISENPLIYPPQAVRARFYTITAGTAEQTRERTRLWTSVKTGR; encoded by the coding sequence ATGCGTCTGCTTGCCGTTGCCTCCTTGCTTGCCTCTGCCTTTGCGCTGCCGGCTTTCGCCCAGGGCCAGGTGAACGTCTACAATTGGTCGGACTATATCGCCGAGGACCAGATCAAGGACTTCGCCAGGGATACCGGCATCAAGGTCAACTACACGACCTATGACAGCAACGAGATCCTCGACGCCAAGCTGCGCACCGGCAAGTCGGGCTATGACATTGTCGTGCCGACCGCCTCGCCGTTCTTCGTGCGGCAACTCCAGGCCAACATCTTCCTGCCCCTCGACAAGTCGAAGCTGAAGAACTGGAAGAACCTCGACCCCGAGATCATGACGGCACTGGCCGCCTACGATCCCGGCAACGCCCATGCCGTACCCTGGATGTGGGGCACGATCGGCATCGGCTACAACGTGGCGGAGATCAGGAAGCGCATGCCAGATGCGCCGGTCGATTCGCTGCGCATGATCTTCGATCCGGCGGTCGTCTCGAAGTTTCAGGATTGCGGCGTGATGCTGCTCGACAGCGCCACCGACATGCTGCCGGCCGCGCTCAAGTATCTCGGCCTCGATCCCGATTCGAAGAAGCCCGAGGATCTCGCCAAGGCCGCCGACGTGGTGAAGGCCGTGCGGCCGTATGTCCGCAAGTTCCATTCCTCGGAGTACATCAACGCGCTGGCCGGCGGGAACATCTGCCTCGCCTTCGGTTTCTCCGGCGACGTCTTCCAGGCGCGCGATCGTGGCGCCAAGGCGGCCAATAAGGTCGACATCGAATACGCGATCCCCAGGGAAGGCGCGATGCTGTGGATCGACGTTGTCGCCATTCCCAAGGATGCGCCCAACCAGGCCAACGCCTATCGCTTCATGGACTTCATGCTGGAAGCCAAGGTCGCCGCCGCGTCGAGCGAGCTCACCGGCTACGCGAACGGCAACAAGGCGGCCTTCGCGCTGCTGCCCAAGGACATCTCGGAGAATCCGCTGATCTATCCGCCGCAGGCCGTGCGGGCCCGTTTCTACACCATCACCGCCGGAACGGCCGAGCAGACGCGCGAACGTACGCGGCTGTGGACCTCGGTGAAGACGGGTCGCTGA
- a CDS encoding ABC transporter ATP-binding protein: MLRVRDLDAFYGPSQALFGMELAIEAGQVVTLMGRNGMGKTTTVHTIMGLLPARRGTVEFEGNRVEGLPAFRIARLGIGLVPEGRQIFPNLSVRENLVAASANRTGRPSPWTIARVFEFFPRLAERQRNMGNQLSGGEQQMLAIGRALMTNPKLLILDEATEGLAPLIRQEIWSCLGRLKAEGQAILVIDKNVSALIPLADRHHIVEKGRVVWAGSSQALAGDKDLQHRYLGV; this comes from the coding sequence ATGCTGAGGGTCCGCGACCTCGACGCCTTCTATGGGCCGAGCCAGGCGCTATTCGGCATGGAACTGGCGATCGAGGCCGGCCAGGTCGTGACCCTGATGGGCCGTAACGGCATGGGCAAGACCACGACCGTGCATACGATCATGGGCCTGCTGCCGGCCCGGCGCGGCACGGTCGAGTTCGAAGGCAACAGGGTCGAAGGACTGCCCGCCTTCCGCATCGCGCGGCTGGGCATCGGTCTCGTACCGGAAGGCCGCCAGATATTCCCCAATCTCTCGGTGCGCGAGAATCTCGTGGCCGCCAGCGCCAACCGTACCGGCCGTCCCAGTCCCTGGACCATCGCGCGCGTCTTCGAGTTCTTCCCGCGCTTGGCCGAGCGCCAGCGCAACATGGGCAACCAGCTCTCCGGCGGCGAGCAGCAGATGCTGGCGATCGGCCGCGCGCTGATGACCAATCCCAAGCTGCTGATCCTCGACGAGGCGACGGAGGGGCTGGCGCCGTTGATCCGGCAGGAAATCTGGTCCTGTCTCGGCCGGCTCAAGGCCGAGGGCCAGGCGATCCTCGTCATCGACAAGAACGTGTCGGCGCTCATTCCCCTCGCCGACCGCCACCATATCGTCGAGAAAGGCCGCGTCGTCTGGGCCGGCTCGTCCCAGGCCCTGGCCGGGGACAAGGACCTGCAGCACAGGTATCTTGGCGTCTGA
- a CDS encoding ABC transporter ATP-binding protein, whose translation MTGPLLRTELLVKRYGGLLATDNVSIDVRPGEIHALIGPNGAGKTTLVHQLTGVVAPDSGTIHFAGQDITRLPTHARVRLGLGRSFQITSVLREFTALENVALAVQGHAGHSFRFLADARRDETLRAPARHLLDGVGLGGRSGILAASLSHGEQRQLEIAMALAGEPTLLLLDEPMAGMGVEESQRLIGFLRALKQKHAMLLIEHDMDAVFQLADRITVLVYGRAIASGTPDQIRANAEVRQAYLGEESP comes from the coding sequence ATGACGGGGCCGCTGCTGCGCACCGAACTCCTGGTGAAACGCTACGGCGGGCTGCTCGCCACCGACAATGTCTCGATCGACGTCCGGCCGGGCGAGATCCATGCGCTGATCGGGCCGAACGGCGCGGGCAAGACCACGCTGGTCCACCAGCTCACCGGTGTCGTCGCGCCGGATTCGGGCACCATCCACTTCGCCGGCCAGGACATCACCCGGCTGCCCACCCATGCGCGCGTGCGGCTGGGCCTCGGCCGCTCCTTCCAGATCACCTCGGTACTGCGCGAGTTCACGGCGCTGGAGAACGTGGCGCTGGCCGTGCAGGGCCATGCCGGCCATTCCTTCCGCTTCCTCGCCGACGCTCGCCGGGACGAGACCTTGCGTGCGCCCGCGCGTCACCTGCTCGACGGGGTCGGGCTCGGCGGCCGCTCCGGCATCCTCGCCGCGTCGCTCAGCCACGGCGAGCAGCGCCAGCTCGAGATCGCCATGGCGCTGGCCGGCGAGCCCACCCTGTTGCTGCTCGACGAGCCGATGGCCGGCATGGGCGTCGAAGAGAGCCAGCGTCTGATCGGTTTCCTGCGGGCGCTGAAGCAGAAGCACGCCATGCTGCTGATCGAGCACGACATGGACGCGGTGTTCCAGCTCGCCGACCGCATCACCGTGCTGGTCTACGGCCGTGCCATCGCCAGCGGCACGCCCGACCAGATCCGCGCCAATGCCGAGGTGCGGCAGGCCTATCTCGGCGAGGAGTCGCCCTGA
- a CDS encoding branched-chain amino acid ABC transporter permease, translating to MIAALRTPRGLATALILLVMAALPLLTQAFDQRYLLSIGTRIVIWSIAAVSLNMILGYGGLVSFGHAMFFGIGGYAVGILSAHGVSSGWIQWPVAILAATVWAVLIGALSLRTRGLYFIMITLAFAQLVYYVGSGLEAYGGDDGLNISRSRFPGLIDLRDKANFYWVCFALLCGSLWFCSRYANSRFGLVIRGAKSNELRMMALGFPVFRYRLAAFTISGAFGGLSGILLANEGAYISPAMMSWMKSGDLIVIIVLGGMGTLFGPLYGTIAFFVLEEALPPILNLAHKGWGEYWMIVFGPLLVLIALYARGGIDSLLGRRHD from the coding sequence ATGATCGCGGCCCTTCGCACGCCGCGTGGCCTTGCAACGGCGCTGATCCTGCTGGTGATGGCGGCCCTGCCGCTACTCACCCAGGCCTTCGACCAGCGCTATCTCCTCTCGATCGGCACGCGTATCGTCATCTGGTCGATCGCCGCCGTCAGCCTCAACATGATCCTGGGCTATGGCGGGCTGGTGAGTTTCGGCCACGCGATGTTCTTCGGCATCGGCGGCTATGCGGTCGGTATCCTGTCGGCGCACGGTGTCTCCAGCGGCTGGATCCAGTGGCCGGTCGCGATCTTGGCCGCGACGGTGTGGGCTGTCCTGATCGGCGCGCTGTCGCTCAGGACACGCGGCCTCTACTTCATCATGATCACGCTCGCCTTCGCCCAACTCGTCTACTACGTGGGCAGCGGCCTCGAAGCCTATGGCGGCGACGACGGGCTCAACATCAGCCGCAGCCGCTTCCCCGGCCTGATCGACCTGCGCGACAAGGCGAATTTCTACTGGGTCTGCTTTGCGCTACTCTGCGGCAGCCTGTGGTTCTGCAGCCGCTACGCCAACTCCCGGTTCGGCCTGGTGATCCGCGGCGCCAAATCAAACGAACTGCGCATGATGGCGCTGGGCTTTCCGGTGTTCCGCTACCGGCTGGCCGCTTTCACCATCTCCGGCGCGTTCGGCGGGCTTTCGGGCATCCTGCTCGCCAACGAAGGCGCCTACATTTCACCCGCCATGATGTCGTGGATGAAGTCGGGCGATCTCATCGTCATCATCGTGCTGGGCGGCATGGGTACGCTGTTCGGCCCGCTCTACGGCACCATCGCCTTCTTTGTACTGGAGGAAGCGTTGCCGCCGATCCTCAACCTCGCCCACAAGGGCTGGGGCGAGTACTGGATGATCGTGTTCGGCCCGCTGCTGGTCCTGATCGCGCTCTACGCGCGCGGCGGCATCGATTCGCTGCTGGGGCGCCGCCATGACTGA